The following coding sequences are from one Granulicella sp. L56 window:
- a CDS encoding isocitrate lyase/phosphoenolpyruvate mutase family protein — protein MTDFAIRRATFRKLHESGCFVLPNPWDVGSARYLRSLGFKALATTSGGFAFSSGLPDAHWAVSRDQVLKHIAEIVASVDLPVNADFESGYANEPEDVAENVRLCVETGVAGLSIEDATGDREEPLYDLPLAVERIKAAKAAIKASGADVLLVARSECFLLGHPEPLAEAILRLEAFAEAGADVLFAPGAVKRADIEAIVKAVHPKPVNVLLTSSAGLKIPELADLGVRRISVGSALARTAWTSFIRAAREIAEQSSMAGMDNSVTFAELNGFFQKDLAQRT, from the coding sequence ATGACCGACTTCGCCATCCGCCGGGCCACCTTCCGAAAGCTCCACGAGAGCGGCTGCTTCGTCCTTCCGAACCCTTGGGATGTAGGTTCAGCGCGATACCTCCGCAGCCTCGGCTTCAAGGCGCTGGCGACGACCAGCGGCGGCTTCGCCTTCTCCAGCGGCCTGCCCGACGCACATTGGGCCGTCTCCCGCGATCAGGTGCTCAAGCACATCGCTGAGATCGTCGCCTCGGTCGATCTCCCCGTCAACGCCGACTTTGAATCCGGCTACGCCAACGAGCCCGAGGACGTCGCCGAAAACGTTCGCCTCTGCGTCGAGACCGGCGTCGCCGGACTCTCCATCGAAGACGCCACCGGCGATCGCGAAGAGCCGCTGTACGATCTGCCGCTCGCCGTCGAGAGAATCAAGGCAGCAAAGGCAGCCATCAAGGCCTCCGGCGCAGACGTGCTCCTGGTCGCAAGGTCGGAGTGCTTCCTCCTCGGCCATCCCGAGCCATTGGCCGAAGCCATCCTTCGCCTCGAGGCCTTCGCCGAAGCAGGCGCAGACGTGCTCTTCGCTCCCGGTGCAGTCAAGCGCGCCGACATCGAGGCCATCGTAAAGGCGGTTCATCCTAAACCGGTCAACGTCCTGCTCACCTCCAGCGCCGGGCTCAAAATTCCCGAACTGGCCGATCTCGGCGTGCGCCGCATCAGCGTAGGCTCCGCACTCGCCCGCACCGCATGGACAAGCTTCATCCGCGCCGCCCGCGAAATCGCAGAGCAAAGCAGCATGGCCGGAATGGACAACTCAGTCACCTTCGCCGAGCTGAACGGCTTCTTCCAAAAGGACCTGGCCCAGCGCACCTAG
- the mnmA gene encoding tRNA 2-thiouridine(34) synthase MnmA, whose amino-acid sequence MPEQQTIAVAMSGGVDSSAVAALLRSQGHTLVGLTLQLWNQRRLSGHEGMPEAVQGRCCSIDDVYDARHVAEQLDIPYYVVNQQDRFEADVVKPFVAEYLAGRTPIPCTLCNNHLKFDQLLTTARQIGADRIATGHYARNHFDEARQRWILSRPADHTKDQTYFLFGLTQEQLSRTLFPLGEMQKPAVREMASDAGLNVASKPDSQEICFIPGGDYNAFLKAYLDEQGEDLPDSSGELVSSSGEVIGHHEGIQSFTVGQRKGLGLTSPDPLYVLAIHPDSHQVTVGSNDELMSNDLRANRLNWISIPELTEDIRVTIKVRHRHTPAAAILSPGPDGTVRATFDEPQRAITPGQAAVFYQQDEVVGGGWIF is encoded by the coding sequence ATGCCCGAGCAGCAGACTATTGCCGTAGCCATGTCCGGAGGAGTCGACTCCTCCGCTGTCGCCGCGCTTCTGCGTTCGCAGGGCCACACGCTCGTCGGCCTCACCCTTCAGCTCTGGAACCAGCGCCGCCTCAGCGGCCACGAGGGAATGCCCGAAGCAGTTCAAGGCCGCTGCTGCTCCATCGATGACGTCTACGACGCCCGCCATGTAGCCGAGCAACTCGACATTCCTTACTATGTCGTGAACCAGCAAGACCGTTTCGAAGCCGACGTAGTCAAGCCTTTCGTAGCCGAGTACCTCGCCGGACGAACACCGATTCCCTGCACCCTCTGCAACAATCATCTGAAGTTCGACCAGCTCCTCACCACCGCCCGCCAGATCGGCGCTGACCGCATTGCGACCGGCCACTACGCCCGCAATCACTTCGACGAAGCCCGCCAGCGCTGGATTCTCTCGCGCCCTGCCGATCACACGAAGGACCAGACTTACTTCCTCTTCGGCCTGACGCAGGAGCAGCTCTCGCGCACCCTCTTCCCTCTCGGCGAGATGCAGAAGCCCGCCGTGCGCGAGATGGCCTCCGACGCTGGTCTCAACGTCGCCTCGAAGCCCGACTCGCAGGAGATCTGCTTCATTCCCGGCGGCGACTACAACGCGTTCCTGAAGGCCTATCTCGACGAGCAGGGCGAAGACCTTCCCGACTCCTCCGGCGAGTTGGTATCGAGCTCAGGCGAAGTCATCGGCCACCACGAAGGTATTCAGAGTTTCACGGTCGGACAACGCAAGGGCCTCGGTCTCACCTCGCCCGATCCTCTCTACGTCCTCGCCATTCATCCGGACAGTCATCAGGTCACCGTCGGCTCCAACGACGAGCTGATGTCCAACGACCTGCGCGCCAACCGCCTCAACTGGATCTCCATCCCCGAGCTGACCGAAGACATCCGCGTCACCATCAAGGTGCGACACCGCCACACACCCGCAGCGGCCATATTGAGCCCCGGACCTGACGGAACCGTCCGCGCCACCTTCGATGAGCCCCAACGTGCAATCACCCCCGGCCAGGCCGCCGTCTTCTATCAGCAAGACGAGGTCGTCGGGGGTGGTTGGATTTTTTAG
- a CDS encoding YtxH domain-containing protein: MSDDNSVGGLGWFLAGLGVGALVGVLYAPKAGKETRDDLVAGALDAKEKAAVLAQQGKERAADLAAQGKQQVGEYVDRGKEYYDRGRNQWAEYVEKGKGLVHEQQDKVAAAIDAGKDAYANVTKDLGKA, encoded by the coding sequence ATGTCAGATGACAACAGCGTAGGTGGATTGGGTTGGTTTTTGGCGGGCCTCGGCGTCGGTGCCCTTGTGGGCGTCCTGTATGCCCCGAAGGCAGGTAAAGAAACGCGGGATGATCTCGTAGCCGGCGCCCTCGATGCAAAGGAAAAGGCAGCGGTCCTTGCCCAGCAAGGCAAGGAGCGGGCTGCCGATCTGGCAGCGCAGGGCAAGCAGCAGGTTGGCGAATATGTCGACCGCGGTAAAGAGTACTATGACCGTGGCCGCAACCAGTGGGCAGAGTATGTCGAAAAGGGCAAGGGTCTGGTGCATGAGCAGCAGGACAAGGTTGCCGCCGCGATTGATGCAGGCAAAGATGCCTATGCGAATGTAACGAAAGATCTAGGCAAAGCATAG